From one Tachysurus vachellii isolate PV-2020 chromosome 23, HZAU_Pvac_v1, whole genome shotgun sequence genomic stretch:
- the hrh3 gene encoding histamine H3 receptor, producing MQSSLFAVGHSFGLPTPVSSVWKPSADAPLALLLSNWSAPDRANGTADALEHRRRALSYGQFSQSSAVLVTALMTLLVFATVLGNALVILAFVVEKSLRTQGNFFFLNLAIADFLVGGFCIPVYIPYVLTGEWRLGRGLCKLWLVVDYMLCTASVFNIVLISFDRFLSVTRAVSYRCQKGVTRESVLKMLCVWLAAFLLYGPAIISWEHIAGKSVVPHGECYAEFYFNWYFLMTASTVEFFTPFISVTYFNLSIYINIRNRCVLREERSTCAHLRSGRTREAKPFCTTDVQRVFFVRPAEESSVVENSSRSRCCRLSTATVSGTDSENAGRTTKRKMSTIPDLPPLQVGDMGNETGFNCTGHLCGSHRNRVDVSSSLASRFRLSRDKKVAKSLAVIVCVFGLCWAPYTLLMIIRAACHGQCVQHYLYEISFWLLWINSSINPVLYPLCHTSFRRAFSKLLCPSKIKIQPQYMDQKY from the exons ATGCAGTCGTCACTGTTCGCCGTGGGTCACAGTTTCGGTCTCCCGACGCCCGTCTCCTCCGTGTGGAAGCCGTCCGCGGACGCGCCGCTCGCGCTGCTGCTCTCCAACTGGTCCGCGCCTGACAGAGCCAACGGCACCGCGGACGCGCTGGAGCACCGGCGGCGCGCGCTGTCCTACGGCCAGTTCTCGCAGAGCTCCGCGGTGCTCGTGACCGCGCTCATGACGCTCCTGGTGTTCGCCACCGTGCTCGGGAATGCGCTCGTCATCCTGGCGTTCGTGGTGGAGAAAAGTTTACGCACCCAGGGCAACTTTTTCTTCCTTAATCTGGCCATAGCGGACTTTCTGGTCG GTGGGTTCTGCATCCCGGTGTATATCCCTTACGTGCTGACGGGGGAATGGAGGCTGGGCAGAGGTTTGTGTAAGCTGTGGCTTGTGGTGGACTACATGCTGTGTACGGCATCAGTGTTCAACATCGTGCTCATCAGCTTCGACAGGTTCCTCTCCGTCACCAGAGCC GTGAGCTACCGGTGCCAAAAGGGCGTGACCCGCGAGTCGGTACTGAAGATGCTGTGCGTCTGGTTGGCCGCGTTCCTGCTCTACGGCCCGGCCATCATCAGCTGGGAACACATCGCTGGGAAGAGTGTGGTTCCTCATGGCGAGTGCTACGCCGAGTTCTACTTCAACTGGTACTTCCTGATGACCGCCTCCACTGTAGAGTTCTTCACGCCTTTTATAAGCGTCACCTACTTCAACCTCAGCATCTACATCAACATTCGGAACCGCTGTGTGCTCAGAGAAGAGCGCTCCACCTGCGCTCACCTCAGGAGCGGGAGAACCAGAGAAGCCAAGCCGTTCTGCACCACAGATGTCCAGCGTGTGTTTTTCGTCAGGCCGGCTGAAGAGAGCAGTGTTGTCGAGAACTCATCGAGGTCTCGGTGTTGTCGTTTGTCTACAGCTACGGTGTCAGGAACCGATTCGGAAAACGCCGGACGGACaacaaagaggaaaatgagCACCATTCCGGACCTTCCACCTCTGCAGGTTGGGGACATGGGGAACGAGACGGGTTTTAACTGCACCGGACATTTGTGCGGATCCCACAGGAACCGAGTGGACGTTTCGTCGAGTCTTGCCAGTCGCTTTCGGCTCTCAAGGGACAAAAAGGTGGCCAAGTCTCTGGcagtgatcgtgtgtgtgttcggCCTGTGCTGGGCTCCGTACACGCTCCTGATGATCATCCGAGCCGCCTGCCACGGCCAGTGCGTTCAGCACTACCTGTACGAGATCTCCTTCTGGCTTCTGTGGATTAACTCGTCCATCAATCCCGTGCTCTATCCGCTCTGCCACACCAGCTTCCGGAGGGCTTTCAGTAAACTGCTGTGTCCCAGTAAAATAAAGATCCAGCCGCAGTACATGGACCAAAAGTACTAA
- the vps35 gene encoding vacuolar protein sorting-associated protein 35 — translation MPTTQQSPQDEQEKLLDEAVQAVKVQSFQMKRCLDKNKLMDALKHASNMLGELRTSMLSPKSYYELYMAISDELHYLEVYLTDEFAKGRKVADLYELVQYAGNIIPRLYLLITVGVVYVRSFPQSRKDILKDLVEMCRGVQHPLRGLFLRNYLLQCTRNILPDDGEQAEEEMTGDINDSIDFVLLNFAEMNKLWVRMQHQGHSRDREKREKERQELRILVGTNLVRLSQLEGVNVEKYKQIVLAGVLEQVVNCRDSLAQEYLMECIIQVFPDEFHLQTLNPFLRACAELHQHVNVKNIIIALIDRLALFAHREDGPGIPAEIKLFDIFSQQVATVIQSRQDMPSEDVVSLQVSLINLAMKCYPERVDYVDKVLESTVEIFNKLNLEHIATSSAVSKELTRLLKIPVDTYNNILTVLQLKHFPPLFEYFDYESRKSMSCYVLSNTLDYNTTILGQEQVDATLNLVSTLIQDQPDQPAEDPDPEDFAEEQSLVGRFIHLLHSDDPDQQYLILNTARKHFGAGGNQRIRYTLPPLVFAAYQLAFRYKENASSDDKWEKKCQKIFSFAHQTISALIKAELAELPLRLFLQGALAAGEIGFENHETVAYEFMSQAFSLYEDEISDSKAQLAAITLIIGTFERMRCFSEENHEPLRTQCALAASKLLKKPDQCRAVSICAHLFWSGRNVDKNGDEIRDGKRVMECLKKALKIANQCMDPSLQVQLFIEILNRYVCFYERENDAVTVQVLNQLIQKIREDLPNLEASEETEQINKHFHNTLEHLRLQRESPESEGPAYEGLVL, via the exons cCAACCACTCAGCAGTCACCCCAGGATGAGCAGGAGAAGCTGCTGGACGAGGCTGTCCAGGCCGTCAAAGTGCAGTCTTTCCAGATGAAGCGCTGCCTG GACAAGAACAAGTTGATGGATGCACTGAAACATGCCTCTAACATGCTGGGGGAGCTCAGGACCTCCATGCTGTCTCCTAAAAGCTACTATGAACTAT acatggCCATATCAGATGAGCTACACTACCTGGAGGTTTACCTGACTGATGAGTTTGCTAAAGGCCGTAAGGTGGCTGACCTGTACGAGCTTGTACAATACGCCGGGAACATCATCCCCAGGCT GTACCTGTTGATAACGGTGGGCGTGGTGTACGTGCGCTCCTTCCCTCAGTCACGTAAGGACATCTTGAAGGATCTGGTGGAGATGTGTCGTGGTGTTCAGCATCCTCTGAGAGGTCTGTTCCTGAGGAACTACCTGCTGCAGTGCACACGCAACATCCTGCCTGACGACGGGGAACAGGCCGA ggagGAGATGACCGGTGACATAAACGACTCGATCGACTTTGTCCTACTGAACTTTGCTGAGATGAATAAGCTGTGGGTGCGAATGCAGCACCAGGGCCACAGTCGTGACCGCGagaagcgagagaaagagaggcaggAGCTGCGCATCCTCGTCGGCACCAACCTCGTCCGACTCAGCCAGCTCGAGGGTGTCAACGTCGAGAAATACAAACAG ATTGTTCTGGCAGGAGTCTTGGAGCAGGTGGTGAACTGCAGAGATTCTCTGGCTCAAGAGTACCTCATGGAGTGTATTATACAG GTTTTTCCAGACGAGTTCCACCTCCAGACCCTGAACCCGTTTCTCCGAGCGTGTGCGGAGCTCCACCAACACGTCAATGTCAAGAACATCATCATAGCTCTAATTGACag GTTGGCGCTGTTTGCTCACAGAGAAGATGGACCTGGAATCCCAGCTGAAATCAAACTCTTTGATATTTTCTCTCAGCAAGTGGCCACAGTCATCCAG tctcGTCAGGATATGCCGTCAGAGGACGTGGTGTCTCTGCAGGTGTCCCTCATAAACCTGGCTATGAAGTGCTACCCTGAACGTGTTGATTATGTAGACAAGGTTCTGGAGAGCACCGTGGAGATCTTCAACAAGCTCAACCTGGAACA CATCGCGACGAGCAGCGCCGTATCCAAGGAGCTCACCAGGCTTCTGAAGATTCCTGTGGATACCTACAACAACATCCTGACGGTCCTGCAGCTCAAACACTTCCCGCCGCTCTTCGAGTACTTCGATTACGAGTCACGCAAGAGCATGAGCTGCTACGTGCTCAGCAACACGCTGGACTACAACACCACCATATTGGGTCAGGAGCAG GTGGATGCAACCCTGAACCTGGTGTCCACACTGATCCAGGATCAGCCAGATCAGCCTGCTGAGGATCCCGACCCGGAGGACTTCGCAGAGGAGCAGAGTTTAGTGGGTCGCTTCATCCACCTGTTACATTCAGACGATCCGGACCAACAGTACCTG ATATTAAACACAGCCAGGAAGCACTTCGGAGCCGGGGGTAATCAGAGGATCCGCTACACGCTGCCCCCACTGGTGTTCGCCGCCTATCAGCTGGCCTTCCGCTACAAAGAAAACGCCTCCTCG GACGATAAGTGGGAGAAGAAGTGCCAGAAGATCTTCTCCTTCGCCCATCAGACCATCAGCGCTCTGATCAAGGCCGAGCTGGCCGAGCTGCCTCTGCGTCTCTTCCTGCAGGGGGCGCTCGCCGCCGGGGAGATCGGCTTCGAGAACCACGAGACCGTCGCCTATGAGTTCATGTCCCAG gCGTTCTCTCTGTATGAGGATGAGATCAGTGACTCTAAAGCCCAGCTCGCAGCCATCACGCTGATCATCGGCACCTTCGAGCGCATGCGCTGTTTCAGTGAAGAGAACCACGAGCCTTTGAGAACCCAGTGCGCTCTTGCTGCCTCCAAACTGCTGAAGAAACCCGACCAGTGCCGCGCAGTCAGCATCTGCGCTCATCTCTTCTGGTCCGGACGCAACGTCGACAAGAACGGAGACGAG atccGTGACGGGAAGCGTGTGATGGAATGCTTAAAGAAGGCCCTGAAGATTGCTAACCAGTGCATGGATCCGTCTCTGCAAGTGCAGCTCTTCATTGAGATCCTTAACCGTTACGTGTGTTTCTACGAGCGAGAGAACGATGCG GTGACTGTTCAGGTCCTGAACCAGCTGATCCAGAAGATCCGTGAGGACCTGCCCAACCTGGAGGCGAGCGAGGAGACAGAGCAGATCAACAAACACTTCCACAACACACTGGAACACCTTCGTCTGCAGAGGGAGTCGCCTGAGTCGGAAGGCCCCGCCTACGAGGGGCTGGTATTGTAG